Part of the Deinococcus sp. QL22 genome is shown below.
TCCAGCCCCGCGTAAGTCTCCTGCAAGTCGGCAGGCAGGTCGCTCAAGCGCTGCGCGACCGGCACAATGTCGGTGTGGTCTTCGAGGTACAGCGCCAGGCCCTCAGCGAGCAGCTGCTCCACTTCTGTGGGTGAGTCACCCGTGGCCAGCACTGAAAGCTCAGCGATCTGCCCCGCGTAACCGTCTGCCGTTTTCGTAATCAGTCCGAGGTATTTCATGGGGATCTCCTAGAGGGGCGCGTTTCATGATGTCCACTGCAAAGTGCAAGTGTGGCGCAGGATGCCGTAATAATGTTGGGGAGAGGTTGTTGGGGAAGGGGGCGAGGCCCCCTATCCTTTATTTGAGTCCGAGTCTTCTAAGCACCTTGTCCTTTGTCGCTTTCGCGGGTCGCGTTGCTGCTGATGATGGGCGTGCTCTCTCCGGCTTTCCTCCATTTCCGGTGATTTGTGTCCTTTCGCGCGACTTCTCTCCATCCCACACATCGAATATGAAGACCCCAAAAAGCCCGTGCTGGTGGGCACGGGCAACGGGTTACAGCGTGTTGTGGTGGCGCTCAGCCGATCTCAGCTTGTACCAGAGGGCCAAGTGCCCAAATTCCTGAGTACTAGTGCTCACAGAAGCGCTTGGCAGGCCTTTAGTACACCAAGGACACCATTCTGTTCAACGCATGAGTGGGCGAAGGTTCTTTTACCCGCGCCGAGGATGGTAGGTAGCGATAACAATACCGCTACGGGTAGATTGACTCCTGATCAGATCAAAGCGTTTGAGCTGTCCACCATCAAACAAGCGTCTCCCATGGTAGGCCACCACATTGTGGATGTAGAGGGTCAGTTCATCGAGTAGGTCATGCTGAATCAATGAGTTGACCAGCGTAGGACTGCCCTGTACAGCGATGTTCTTGCCTGGTTGTGCTTTGAGTTTGCCGATCCCTTCAGCCAGATTACCCTGAAGGAGTTGTACCGTATCGAATGGCCCCCATTCGACATCATGCAGGGTGCGGGACACCACATATTTAGGCGTCTGGTTGATCAGACTGGCGTAGTCAAGATCCGTCGTGGCCATAGGCCAGTAGGAAGCCCACCCCTGATAGGTCTTGCGGCCCAGCAGAATGGTATCGATCTGAGACAGGGTTTCCGCTAACTCTGCTCCCATGTCCTCATCAAAGGTCTCCTGCCACTCGGCAGGATTCTCGACCACGCCATCCATAGAAATAAACAGTCCAGAGGTTACTTTACGCATAGGGCTTCTCCTTGTGTCACAGCACTGACGTTATTTTTCGCACGTCCAACCGCTACGTTAGGAGCATAAAGAACAGCCTTGGGTCTGGTCTTGTACCGAAACGACATCCGCTGAATCACTTGGGCATAAGTTCTGAGCGTGTGCGCTCCCGGCTGGTCAACGGAGCATGCCTCCACGCTTCCTTAGCAACGCGGGCGGGTGTCCGTCCAATCAGGCGCTGAAGCGACTTGGTTAAGTGGGGCTGATCGGCAAACTCCAGCTCGTAAATCACGTCAGGAATGGCGACTCCGGCCTCCAGAAGGGCCAGCGCCCGCTGGGCGCGGTCTATCGACATCACAGCGCGATGAGATAAGCCAGTTGCCTGTAAAAAACGCCGCTGCACGGTGCGGGTCGTAGATGGTCGCCCGTCCAATTCACCTTTCAAGATGACTTCAACCATCGGCTCAAAGCGCAACAGGCCCAGCCGAACCAACCGCTCGACGAAGAGTTCAGACTCATCCGGGGCAGGATTGGGCAAGACGTTATCACCCAGCCAAAATGAGGTTCCCGAACTGGTCAAGGCGGCGTGACGGTCCACCAGCGCCGTTGGGGGGAGCGCTGGAAGAAAAACACCAAGTGGAAACGTTATTCCAAAGAACTCAGCGTCACTGGGAGTTTGGGCGATAGTCGCGCTGGTTTCCGGCCCGCGCAGGACAACGGTCGTGGCCCCCTTTCGGCGTGTGAACACTAGTTCTGTCTGACTCACCGCCAGAGAAATGAATGATCCGCCGCACGTACTTGCGGACTGCCAGACCGTTTCAATGAGTGACGAGGGAGATTCACGGCTTTCGAGAACGAAGACGATACCTGCCTCCTTATTCTGGGCTTAAACGGGCACTTGACATTCAGATGTGAGTTTACGGCCTCAAGTGAAATTCTGCAGCAGACGAGAGAAAAGCGCTTATTAAGCGCTTTTCAAGTGCGCTGGTCATTGGGCTGCGCCCCCACCTGTGGCACTTTGTGGTGCTAGGCCGCGTCTACCCGGATCAATACTCCGATGCCTGCCTCTGCCGCCGTGCAGAACCCAGCATCAACAGCGTCCAGCATCACGAAGTAGCGGCCGCTGGTGATCGCGCTCGGCGCGGTTGTTCTGGCCGTCTGGCAGCGGCACCAACACCACCGGCCCCTGCAGCGGCGCGCAAGTCCACGGCATGCCGATCAGGCGGCCCGCGTGCAGGTTGACCGGCTGCCCGTACCAGTCATCGAGCTGCACAGCTTGAAGAAATCAAAGGTGATCCTTCACGGGTCGCCTTTCTTCTGTGGTCTGCTCACACACCGTCCCCGTTGTGGCCGATAGGTTCTGCGAATCAATGATGAGACGCTTCTCCTGAGGGTCGGTAACACCAAGCTTGTCCTCTCCTGTCTGACGAGACTGGTAGCTCTGGAAGGTCAATTCGCCTGTGCTGCCCATCAGTCGATGTTCCAGCAACGCTTCGGCCAGGTGCGCGAAATGCAGCAAGTAGCTGAGGTCAAACGTCTCCGGATCCCGAGGGAGTGTATTTAACACGCACACGGAACCGATCCGGAAACCGTCTGCACTCCGGATCGGTGCGCCTGCATAAAAGCGGAGCTGATGGAGGCCCGTCACCACCGCCTGGGTCGTGGCGCGTTGATCCTGGGTGGTGTCACCAATGACGAGCGCTCCCTCGGAGGTCAGCAGGTGTCGGCACAACGAGGAAGCCAGCGGAATGCTGCGCACCTCGAGGCCTGAAGCCGCTTTGACATGCTGTTGGGTGGCGTCCATGAAGGTCACCAGGGCAAAGGAAGTGCGGTAAAGCTTGGCTCGCCCTTCGGCCAACAGGTCAAAGGAGCGCTCGGGAGACTGGTAGGACAGGCCGTAGCGATGGAGCGCGTCTAAGCGCTGCTCTTTGGGTGAGGATGGGTTCGTCCAACGGTGAGCCATAGGGCACCGCCGAGACAAACACGAGTCAGGACGCCACGGGGGCATGGCGGATGTGTTCCAGTGCAGGGACGGGACTTGAACCGAACTGCAGGGCTGCAGGAGCTGTGGGTGGGGGCGGTTTCGCCTGTGAATCTGCAGTTATCTCAGATACGGCGTCACGAAGTTCTGGGCGAGCGCCGTGTCCATGCGGAACATAAAGTCGTTGCCTTTGCAGTTCGGGGTCACGCTAAACGAATTGACGGCCGCCACCACGCTGGTGTTGTTGAACAACGTGGGCCCACCGGAGTCCCCATTGCAGGTGCCGCCCCCACCGTTCCCCACCCCGGGATTGTTGGTCAGCTTGACGCTCTGGCTGCCCGTGGTGGTGCTGTTGACTTCAATGAACCGTTGCAGCCCCTTGTAGCGGGCGTAATCGTCCGGGATCGGCTTGTTGCTGGTCGGGGGCGCTTTGCCCAGCAGGCCGTACCCCACGGGCTCGAACACTTGCGCCTTGAGCAGCGCCTGAGGCGTGGTGTCGAAGTAGCCCAGGGGGGGGAGCTGACCGTAGGTGCCCAGGTTCACCGGTTGACTCAGGATCACCAGTCCCACGTCGTAGGTGTTGGGGAACGCCGAGTAATCGTCGTACAGGGGATGGGGGATCACCTGCGCCGCGCGGATCCACTTCTGTTCGAGCCACACGGAGGTGGGTGAGAAGTAGTCGCTCGCGGCGTCCTCGTCAAAGCGAACCCAGGTTTCAGAGTTGGCCTGGCCGCCGCCTTCCACACAGTGCCCGGCGGTGAGCATCACGGTGGGGGTGAGCAGGGTGCCCGTACAGCTGAAATAGCCCTCGCCGTTCTGTACGAACAGCAGCGTGCCCACGTAGGGGTGTTCGCCGCCATCTCGCTGACCGAACGTGATCAGCGGCTGGAGCGCTCCGCCTTGGGGCAGCGGGGCAACGGAGCCGCAGGCCGTGAGCGCCAATCCAGAAAGGGAAGCCAGAAGCCACGCCGGTCGTCTGAGTCCTTGCATGTTGTCTCTCCCCGGGCGCCAGACCAAGCGGGATGAGGATGGGTAAGTTGTGGTGCCCGTGTGACCATTGTCACATGTTTGAGGGAACAGCACAATGGGGCCTATGGTCATGACCCTTCGGGAGGGCTGGCCCTGAACGGCTGGGATGTGGACGGACGCTCAGGGACGAACCGGGCGAACCGCGCCCGACACCTACACGACGTCGGCGGTAGGGAAGGGGGTGTGGAGGTTGAGCGGCGGGGGCCTCATGCCTCTCCACCCCCTGTCCGGCTCCGAGCAGCCGCAGGTGATAGCGCAGGCAGTCCAGCGCGGCCCGGGCCACATCCAGGTCACGCCGCGCATCACGGGTGCCAGCCTCCGCCGCCTGCACCGCCACGTGCTGATCGGCCAGCTGGAGGCGCAGGTGAGCCTTGCGCTCGGGCTCGTTTTTGCCCTCGACCCCAGCGGCGATCGCTTTGGCCTCCGCCAGCTCCAGTTCAAACTGAATGGTGGCCTCCAGCTGGGCGCTGCGGCTGTACTCGTTCAGTGCGCGGGTGTCGTCGTCAGGATTAAATTGGTTCATCCTGAGTTTTGGTGATCAAGGGCCATCACCTTGCTGTCTCCCTGCCTGATAGCTGGCTGGTCGAGAGCTATAGTGTTGATCTGATCAGGCACCACGCCGGAGGCCCAGATGGATTCATCCTTGCCCTTGATGTATGGGTGGGTGAGACGTACCCGAGAACGACTCTTTGAGTACACCGAAACGTTGCCGACGCAGGTCTACCTCCAGGATCAGCCTGGCCTGTCCGCCAGCAGTCTGCGTGACGTCCACGCGCATGTAGCGAACATGTACCTGTGGTGGGTGGGCCGGTATGGCCTGGGTGTAGAACCATACGGGCAGCAACTGGCCGCACTCCCCCTCTCAACGGGAGCAACGCACGCCACCCGAACCGAAGCCATCATCGTGCTGGAACGGGCCGAAACGCTTCGGTTGACCGATGTGCGGGCCGTCCGCCGGAAGTTTTTGGAGGTGGATGCGCTGCTCGAGCAGGCCTTTGAGTCCTTTGACCAGTTGGATCAACCGTTCGAGGTGATCCGGGCCAGCGGTCGCCGAACTGTGGTGACCCAACGCTGGGTGCTAATGTCGAACATGCTGCATGAGTTCCATCACAAGGGGCAGATGCTGGCGTATGGACGTGCCTTAGGCTTTCCCTTGCCAGACGACATGGAGACGGATGTGGTGTTGCCTTGACTGGGCGAGGCACGACTCCCGACGGTGGAAGTTCACAGCGTGGGAGGTGCTTAGGCCTGACTCCGGCGCAGAGGGTGGCGCGGGTGAGGCAGTCACCAGTGAAGCCGGCGGCGACTTCGCGTCGCCTTGACGACTTGTCGCCTACTCTCAGCCTCACAAAACTATCCTGCCATTGACATGGGTAACATCTAGGGTGGCCGTCACTAGACTGGCCGTACTCAGGCCCAGAGAGAGGCTCATGCGGCCACCGTCCCCGTGGGCAGGCTGAGCTGGCCGTAAGCGGACGGCCAGTTCCTGATCGGTCAGCGTCGCGAGGCTGCTCACGGGGCGTTCTAGTGCTTGGCTGGCCAGTTCATAGTGGGACTTGTACCCCAAGCGGCCCAGCTCAACGTGCAGGAGGTAAGCGGGGCGCTTGTCAACGGGCTGAGAAGCGGAGAGCACCTCGGACTCCAGCCAGACCTTCTCGGTCCCTTTCAGCAGGCGGATGGCGTGGGCAAACTCTGCGGGCTCACCGTTGATGGCGGCAGGGAGACGGCTTCGGCGGCCTTCTTGGGCAGCGGCAAGCGCTTCGAGTGCGGTGGTGAGAGCGGTCATCAAGATTTCGTTCATAGGGGAATTTTTGCTTGCCAGCAGGGCCACGTGGTGTGTTCATTGTGTCCTGATTGTGTGTGCAGCACGGCAAAAAAAGACGCCCCCGAAAGGGCGCGATGAAGGGAGAGATCTGTTCAGGAGAGAGGTGCACGATGTGGTTTCAGGCGGAGCTTGACCAGCCGTCTGCCCAGCTTTCCTCAGTGATACTCAGCGATCTGAATGAGGTTCCCGCAGGTGTCGTCGAAGACCGCCGTCGTCACTGGCCCCATCGCCACCGGCGGTTGCGTGAACCGCACGCCCGCCTCCCGCAGCCGGGTGTACTCTGCCTGCACGTCTTCGACGCCAAATGACGTGTAAGGGATGCCGTCTTCCACCAGTGCTGCCTTGAACGGCCCCACGGCCGGATGCTCACTGGGTTCCAGCAGCAGTTCGACACTGGTCGCATCACCGGGAGACACGACCGTGAGCCAGCGGTACGCTCCAGTGGGGACATCGTTTTTCTTTTCGAAGCCCAGCATGTGGGTGTAAAACTGGAGTGCCTTCTCCTGATCATCTACAAAAAGACTGGTCACGACGATCTTCATGTTTCTCCTTCCTGCGCGAGGGGTTCCCGTGGACTCAGCCACCGCTCTACGATGGCCTGCAGCGGTGTGGTGTCCAGATGATGGTACTTGTAGCGGCCCCCCCGCTTGGTCGTCAGGAGTCCGGCCGCCTCAAGCATGCTGAGGTGCTGGGACACCGCTTGGCGAGTCAGGGGGAGGTGGTGATGCGTAGAGAGGCGGACGCAGAGCTCAAAGAGCGTCTGGCCGTCCCGCTCGTGGAGTGCGTCGAGGATGGCGCGTCTGGCTGGGGCGGCGAGCGTTTCGTACAGATCAGCCACGATCCTATGATAGGCAAGTCACTGCTTGCCTGTCAAGCCACATGATGGATGGGGAAAGTTGCGCCTCCCGCAAGACCCAAATGCTGCGCCACGGGTGCGAATCGTATGGAGCACGGCAAAGACGCTCCAGAAGGAGCGCCCACAGTTGGAGAGGATCAGTTCAGGGCAGGCACAGCGGCCACCCCCGGATGGAGCACTGGGGCGCGGTTGGCGCAGTTGGCGAGGATGTCGACCACTGCGCGGGCCACATTGAGGTTGTCCTCGGCGGCGGCCAACACCCGGACGCGCAGGCGCGTGGCGGGCAGGGCGCAGGCGGCCAGGAACAGCGCCTCGGCGTGGGCGACGTGAGCAGCCAACTGCACCACCTGCCAAGCGATTGCTGTTCGTCTGAGTGTGATGAAACTGTGGGGTTCAGTTGAGGTGCCGAGTTCTATGCTGAGTGCGACATGGCCTTGGCTTTTCTGGTGGCGCTCACGTTGGCCCACATCGTCTGGACGGTGCTGGGTGCGCCCTTAGAGCCGTGGCGTAATGGAATCGCAACCCTGATCTACTGGCCGGTGTACGGACTGGCCGCCGTGCTGGCCTGGCGGGCGGCCCGGATCAGTCCACCCCCCCTAGCCCGCATGTGGACTTGCATGACGCTGGGACTGGCTGCCTGGGGCGCCGGACAGGTGGTGTTCACGGGGCTCGCGGCCCTGAACATCCGAACCTTTCCCAATCCGGCCGCCATCTTGTACTTGGTGGCGCCGCTGTGCTTCGCCCTGGGT
Proteins encoded:
- a CDS encoding dihydrofolate reductase family protein; the encoded protein is MRKVTSGLFISMDGVVENPAEWQETFDEDMGAELAETLSQIDTILLGRKTYQGWASYWPMATTDLDYASLINQTPKYVVSRTLHDVEWGPFDTVQLLQGNLAEGIGKLKAQPGKNIAVQGSPTLVNSLIQHDLLDELTLYIHNVVAYHGRRLFDGGQLKRFDLIRSQSTRSGIVIATYHPRRG
- a CDS encoding helix-turn-helix domain-containing protein; translation: MPNPAPDESELFVERLVRLGLLRFEPMVEVILKGELDGRPSTTRTVQRRFLQATGLSHRAVMSIDRAQRALALLEAGVAIPDVIYELEFADQPHLTKSLQRLIGRTPARVAKEAWRHAPLTSRERTRSELMPK
- a CDS encoding GAF domain-containing protein; amino-acid sequence: MAHRWTNPSSPKEQRLDALHRYGLSYQSPERSFDLLAEGRAKLYRTSFALVTFMDATQQHVKAASGLEVRSIPLASSLCRHLLTSEGALVIGDTTQDQRATTQAVVTGLHQLRFYAGAPIRSADGFRIGSVCVLNTLPRDPETFDLSYLLHFAHLAEALLEHRLMGSTGELTFQSYQSRQTGEDKLGVTDPQEKRLIIDSQNLSATTGTVCEQTTEERRPVKDHL
- a CDS encoding trypsin-like serine protease translates to MQGLRRPAWLLASLSGLALTACGSVAPLPQGGALQPLITFGQRDGGEHPYVGTLLFVQNGEGYFSCTGTLLTPTVMLTAGHCVEGGGQANSETWVRFDEDAASDYFSPTSVWLEQKWIRAAQVIPHPLYDDYSAFPNTYDVGLVILSQPVNLGTYGQLPPLGYFDTTPQALLKAQVFEPVGYGLLGKAPPTSNKPIPDDYARYKGLQRFIEVNSTTTGSQSVKLTNNPGVGNGGGGTCNGDSGGPTLFNNTSVVAAVNSFSVTPNCKGNDFMFRMDTALAQNFVTPYLR
- a CDS encoding DinB family protein produces the protein MDSSLPLMYGWVRRTRERLFEYTETLPTQVYLQDQPGLSASSLRDVHAHVANMYLWWVGRYGLGVEPYGQQLAALPLSTGATHATRTEAIIVLERAETLRLTDVRAVRRKFLEVDALLEQAFESFDQLDQPFEVIRASGRRTVVTQRWVLMSNMLHEFHHKGQMLAYGRALGFPLPDDMETDVVLP
- a CDS encoding VOC family protein, with the translated sequence MKIVVTSLFVDDQEKALQFYTHMLGFEKKNDVPTGAYRWLTVVSPGDATSVELLLEPSEHPAVGPFKAALVEDGIPYTSFGVEDVQAEYTRLREAGVRFTQPPVAMGPVTTAVFDDTCGNLIQIAEYH
- a CDS encoding helix-turn-helix transcriptional regulator — protein: MADLYETLAAPARRAILDALHERDGQTLFELCVRLSTHHHLPLTRQAVSQHLSMLEAAGLLTTKRGGRYKYHHLDTTPLQAIVERWLSPREPLAQEGET